One genomic segment of Streptomyces sp. TLI_146 includes these proteins:
- a CDS encoding phospho-sugar mutase — MTQDLIARAKAWLAEDPDGETREELAKLIDNEELDELAARFAGTLQFGTAGLRGELGAGPMRMNRSVVIRAAAGLAAYLKAKGQGDGLVVIGYDARYKSADFARDTAAVMTGAGLKATVLPRPLPTPVLAYAIRHLGAVAGVEVTASHNPPRDNGYKVYLGDGSQIVPPADAEIAAEIAAVASLNDVPRPENGWETLGDEVLDAYLARTDAVLTPGSPRTARVVYTAMHGVGKDVLTAAFARAGFPPPALVAEQADPDPAFPTVAFPNPEEPGAMDLAFEAARAVNPDIVIANDPDADRCAVAVPDASVEGGWRMLRGDEVGSLLAQHLVDRGVSGVFAESIVSSSLLGRIAEAAGLGYEETLTGFKWIARVDGLRYGYEEALGYCVDPEGVRDKDGITAALLVAELASVLKEQGRTLLDLLDDLAVRHGLHATDQLSVRVEDLSVISDAMRRLREKTPTALAGLAVTKAEDLTEGTEELPPTDGLRYYLEGARVIVRPSGTEPKLKCYLEVVVPVASRDALGEARTKATELLAGIKRDLAAAAGI; from the coding sequence CTGACGCAGGACCTGATCGCGCGGGCCAAGGCCTGGCTGGCCGAGGACCCGGACGGCGAGACGCGCGAGGAGCTGGCCAAGCTCATCGACAACGAGGAGCTCGACGAGCTGGCCGCCCGGTTCGCGGGCACGCTCCAGTTCGGCACCGCCGGGCTGCGCGGCGAGCTGGGCGCCGGCCCGATGCGGATGAACCGCTCGGTCGTCATCCGCGCGGCCGCCGGGCTCGCCGCGTACCTGAAGGCGAAGGGCCAGGGCGACGGCCTGGTCGTCATCGGGTACGACGCGCGGTACAAGTCGGCCGACTTCGCGCGCGACACGGCCGCCGTGATGACCGGCGCGGGCCTCAAGGCCACCGTGCTGCCGCGCCCGCTGCCGACGCCCGTCCTGGCGTACGCGATAAGGCACCTGGGCGCCGTCGCCGGCGTCGAGGTCACCGCCAGCCACAACCCGCCGCGCGACAACGGCTACAAGGTCTACCTCGGCGACGGCTCGCAGATCGTGCCGCCCGCCGACGCCGAGATCGCCGCCGAGATCGCCGCGGTCGCCTCGCTGAACGACGTGCCGCGGCCGGAGAACGGCTGGGAGACGCTGGGCGACGAGGTCCTGGATGCCTATCTGGCGCGTACGGACGCGGTGCTGACCCCCGGGTCCCCGCGCACCGCCCGCGTCGTCTACACGGCCATGCACGGCGTCGGCAAGGACGTCCTGACGGCGGCCTTCGCCCGGGCGGGCTTCCCGCCGCCCGCCCTGGTGGCCGAGCAGGCCGACCCGGACCCCGCGTTCCCGACGGTGGCGTTCCCCAACCCGGAGGAGCCGGGCGCGATGGACCTCGCCTTCGAGGCGGCCCGCGCGGTGAACCCCGACATCGTCATCGCCAACGACCCGGACGCGGACCGCTGCGCGGTCGCCGTGCCGGACGCGTCGGTGGAGGGCGGCTGGCGGATGCTGCGCGGCGACGAGGTCGGCTCGCTGCTCGCCCAGCACCTGGTGGACCGGGGTGTCAGCGGCGTCTTCGCCGAGTCGATCGTCTCGTCCTCGCTGCTCGGCCGGATCGCCGAGGCGGCCGGTCTGGGTTACGAGGAGACCCTGACGGGCTTCAAGTGGATCGCCCGCGTGGACGGCCTGCGGTACGGCTACGAGGAGGCGCTGGGCTACTGCGTCGACCCCGAGGGCGTACGCGACAAGGACGGCATCACCGCCGCCCTGCTCGTCGCGGAGCTGGCGTCCGTCCTGAAGGAGCAGGGGCGCACGCTCCTGGACCTCCTGGACGACCTGGCCGTACGGCACGGGCTGCACGCCACCGACCAGCTGTCGGTGCGGGTCGAGGACCTGTCGGTCATCTCCGACGCGATGCGGCGCCTGCGCGAGAAGACGCCGACGGCGCTGGCGGGCCTGGCGGTCACCAAGGCCGAGGACCTCACCGAGGGCACCGAGGAGCTCCCGCCGACCGACGGTCTGCGCTACTACCTCGAAGGCGCCCGGGTGATCGTCCGCCCCAGCGGCACCGAGCCCAAGCTCAAGTGCTACCTGGAGGTGGTGGTCCCGGTGGCGTCGCGCGACGCGCTGGGCGAGGCCCGTACGAAGGCGACGGAGCTGCTGGCGGGCATCAAGCGGGACCTGGCGGCAGCGGCGGGTATCTGA
- a CDS encoding purine-nucleoside phosphorylase — MNASVIPDNTLGDPHAAADAAAARLRELTGAETHDVALVMGSGWAPAVDALGEPEAEFPVTDLPGFPPPAVEGHGGKIRSYKIGEKRALVFLGRTHFYEKRDVTAVSHGVRTAVAAGCKTVVLTNGCGGLREGMRPGQPVLISDHLNLTAASPIIGANFVDLTDLYSPRLRALCKEVDSSLEEGVYVQFPGPHYETPAEINMVRVLGGDLVGMSTVLEAIAAREAGAEVLGISLVTNLAAGLTGEPLNHEEVLQAGRDSAARMGSLLTRVLDRI; from the coding sequence GTGAACGCATCTGTTATTCCGGACAACACCCTGGGCGACCCGCACGCCGCCGCCGACGCCGCCGCCGCCCGCCTGCGCGAGCTGACCGGTGCCGAGACCCACGACGTCGCCCTCGTGATGGGCTCCGGCTGGGCGCCGGCCGTCGACGCGCTCGGCGAGCCCGAGGCCGAGTTCCCGGTCACCGACCTGCCCGGCTTCCCGCCGCCGGCCGTCGAGGGCCACGGCGGCAAGATCCGCTCGTACAAGATCGGCGAGAAGCGCGCCCTGGTCTTCCTGGGCCGTACGCACTTCTACGAGAAGCGCGACGTCACCGCCGTCTCGCACGGCGTGCGCACCGCCGTCGCCGCCGGCTGCAAGACCGTCGTGCTCACCAACGGCTGCGGCGGTCTGCGCGAGGGCATGCGCCCGGGCCAGCCCGTGCTGATCAGCGACCACCTCAACCTGACGGCCGCGTCCCCGATCATCGGGGCCAACTTCGTGGACCTGACGGACCTGTACTCGCCGCGTCTGCGCGCGCTGTGCAAGGAGGTCGACTCGTCCCTGGAAGAGGGCGTGTACGTCCAGTTCCCCGGCCCGCACTACGAGACCCCGGCCGAGATCAACATGGTCCGCGTGCTCGGCGGCGACCTCGTCGGCATGTCGACCGTCCTGGAGGCCATCGCGGCCCGCGAGGCGGGCGCCGAGGTACTGGGCATCTCCCTGGTCACCAACCTGGCCGCGGGTCTGACCGGCGAGCCCCTCAACCACGAAGAGGTGCTCCAGGCCGGCCGTGACTCGGCGGCGCGCATGGGTTCGCTGCTGACCCGGGTACTCGACCGCATCTGA
- a CDS encoding gamma-glutamylcyclotransferase, producing the protein MSLYAAYAGNMDPRLMTRRAPHSPLRGTGWLNGWRLTFGGEQMGWEGALATIVEAPRSQVFVALYDVAPLDEDSMDRWEGVGLDIYRRMRVRVDTLDGEEPAWVYVLNAYEGGLPSARYLGELADAAESAGAPHDYVMELRKRPC; encoded by the coding sequence ATGTCGCTCTACGCCGCGTACGCCGGCAACATGGATCCGCGGCTGATGACGCGCCGCGCACCTCACTCCCCGCTGCGCGGCACCGGCTGGCTGAACGGCTGGCGGCTGACGTTCGGCGGGGAGCAGATGGGCTGGGAGGGCGCGCTCGCCACGATCGTGGAGGCCCCGCGCTCGCAGGTGTTCGTCGCCCTGTACGACGTCGCGCCGCTCGACGAGGACTCCATGGACCGCTGGGAGGGCGTGGGCCTCGACATCTACCGCCGGATGCGGGTACGGGTGGACACGCTGGACGGGGAGGAGCCGGCGTGGGTCTACGTGCTCAACGCGTACGAGGGCGGGCTGCCGTCGGCGCGTTATCTGGGCGAACTGGCGGATGCCGCCGAGTCGGCGGGGGCCCCGCACGACTACGTCATGGAACTGCGCAAGCGCCCCTGCTGA
- a CDS encoding NAD(P)H-quinone dehydrogenase yields MTRIVIIGGGPGGYEAALVGAQLGAEVTVVDCDGLGGASVLTDCVPSKTLIATAEVMTTFDSSYEELGILVADDTPPEEQSARVVGVDLGKVNRRVKRLALAQSHDITASVTRAGARVLRGRGKLGGPQGIDGTRDVIVTAADGSEEILTADAVLIATGGHPREIPDALPDGERILNWTQVYDLDELPEELIVVGSGVTGAEFAGAYQALGSKVTLVSSRDRVLPGEDPDAAAVLEDVFRRRGMNVMARSRAQSAKRVGDRVEVTLSDGRVISGTHCLMAVGAIPNTAGMNLEESGVKLLESGHIWTDKVSRTSSPGVYAAGDVTGIFALASVAAMQGRIAMYHFLGDAVQPLNLKTVSSNVFTDPEIATVGYSQADVDAGKIEARVVKLPLLRNPRAKMQGIRDGFVKIFCRPGTGIVVGGVVVSPRASELIHPISIAVDNNLTVEQIANAFTVYPSLSGSIAEVARQLHTRKKAGEA; encoded by the coding sequence GTGACCCGGATCGTGATCATCGGTGGCGGACCCGGCGGATACGAGGCGGCCCTGGTGGGCGCCCAACTCGGCGCGGAGGTGACCGTCGTCGACTGCGACGGTCTGGGCGGGGCGTCGGTGCTCACCGACTGCGTACCGTCGAAGACTCTGATCGCGACGGCCGAGGTGATGACCACCTTCGACTCTTCGTACGAGGAGTTGGGCATCCTGGTCGCCGACGACACTCCGCCCGAGGAGCAGTCCGCCCGTGTCGTGGGCGTCGACCTCGGCAAGGTCAACCGCCGTGTGAAGCGCCTCGCGCTCGCCCAGTCCCACGACATCACCGCCTCCGTCACCCGGGCCGGCGCCCGCGTGCTGCGCGGCCGCGGCAAGCTCGGCGGCCCGCAGGGCATCGACGGCACCCGTGACGTCATCGTCACGGCCGCCGACGGCAGCGAGGAGATCCTCACCGCCGACGCCGTCCTGATCGCCACCGGCGGGCACCCGCGCGAGATCCCGGACGCGCTGCCGGACGGCGAGCGGATCCTGAACTGGACCCAGGTGTACGACCTGGACGAGCTGCCCGAAGAGCTGATCGTGGTCGGCTCCGGCGTGACCGGCGCCGAGTTCGCCGGCGCGTACCAGGCGCTCGGCTCCAAGGTCACCCTCGTCTCGTCCCGCGACCGGGTGCTGCCCGGCGAGGACCCGGACGCGGCCGCCGTCCTGGAGGACGTCTTCCGCCGCCGCGGCATGAACGTCATGGCCCGCTCCCGCGCCCAGTCCGCCAAGCGCGTCGGCGACCGCGTCGAGGTGACGCTCTCGGACGGCCGCGTCATCAGCGGTACGCACTGCCTGATGGCGGTCGGCGCGATCCCCAACACCGCCGGGATGAACCTGGAGGAGTCCGGGGTCAAGCTCCTGGAGTCCGGCCACATCTGGACCGACAAGGTCTCGCGGACGAGCTCGCCGGGCGTGTACGCGGCCGGTGACGTCACCGGAATCTTCGCGCTCGCCTCGGTCGCGGCCATGCAGGGCCGTATCGCCATGTACCACTTCCTGGGCGACGCGGTGCAGCCGCTCAACCTCAAGACGGTCTCCTCCAACGTCTTCACCGACCCGGAGATCGCCACCGTCGGCTACTCGCAGGCCGACGTCGACGCGGGCAAGATCGAGGCCCGGGTCGTCAAGCTGCCGCTGCTGCGCAACCCGCGCGCCAAGATGCAGGGCATCCGGGACGGCTTCGTGAAGATCTTCTGCCGCCCCGGCACCGGCATCGTGGTCGGCGGCGTGGTCGTCTCGCCGCGCGCCTCGGAACTGATCCACCCCATCTCGATCGCGGTCGACAACAACCTGACCGTCGAACAGATCGCGAACGCGTTCACGGTCTACCCGTCCCTGTCGGGTTCGATCGCCGAGGTGGCGCGCCAGCTGCACACCCGCAAGAAGGCCGGAGAGGCGTAA
- a CDS encoding DeoR/GlpR family DNA-binding transcription regulator — protein sequence MFAAERRQLILEMVRANGAVSLRELARVVQTSEVTVRRDVRALEAEGLLDRRHGGAVLPGGFTRESGFPQKSHLATAEKTAIADLAAGLVEEGEAIVVGAGTTTQELARRLARVPGLTVVTNSLLVAQALAHANRVEVVMTGGTLRGSNYALVGSGAEQSLQGLRVSRAFLSGSGLTAERGLSTSNMLSASVDRALVQAAAEVVVLADHTKLGTDTMFQTVPTDVITRLVTDEPPGHEDRAATELQALADQGVQITVAGTGSGGEGVPPGRQPRRDVPLPGQRRSHVPGAGPQLRSAASLGDQQGPGERARVADLRRR from the coding sequence GTGTTCGCTGCAGAACGTCGCCAATTGATCCTCGAAATGGTGCGTGCCAACGGGGCGGTATCGCTCCGGGAGCTCGCGCGCGTCGTCCAGACCTCCGAAGTGACCGTACGGCGAGACGTGCGGGCACTGGAGGCCGAAGGACTCCTCGACCGCCGGCACGGCGGTGCGGTACTGCCGGGCGGGTTCACGCGAGAGTCCGGCTTCCCGCAGAAATCCCATCTCGCGACCGCGGAGAAGACGGCCATCGCCGACCTCGCCGCGGGCCTCGTCGAAGAGGGCGAGGCCATCGTGGTCGGCGCGGGGACGACCACGCAGGAGCTGGCCCGCCGCCTCGCCCGCGTCCCCGGCCTCACCGTGGTCACCAACTCGCTGCTCGTCGCCCAGGCGCTGGCCCACGCCAACCGCGTGGAGGTCGTCATGACCGGGGGCACCCTGCGCGGCTCCAACTACGCGCTGGTGGGCAGCGGGGCCGAGCAGTCCCTCCAGGGGCTGCGGGTCTCGCGCGCCTTCCTCTCCGGAAGCGGGCTGACCGCCGAGCGCGGTCTGTCCACGTCCAACATGCTCTCGGCGAGCGTGGACCGGGCCCTGGTGCAGGCGGCCGCCGAGGTGGTCGTCCTCGCCGACCACACCAAGCTCGGCACCGACACCATGTTCCAGACGGTGCCGACGGACGTGATCACCCGCCTGGTCACCGACGAGCCCCCCGGTCACGAGGACCGGGCGGCCACCGAGCTCCAGGCCCTGGCCGACCAGGGTGTGCAGATCACGGTGGCCGGGACGGGGTCCGGCGGTGAGGGCGTCCCGCCGGGGCGCCAGCCCCGCCGGGACGTGCCGCTGCCCGGCCAGCGGCGCAGCCATGTGCCGGGCGCCGGGCCGCAGTTGCGCAGCGCGGCCTCGCTGGGTGACCAGCAGGGTCCAGGGGAGCGGGCGAGAGTGGCCGATCTGCGCCGCCGCTAG
- a CDS encoding TetR/AcrR family transcriptional regulator, with protein MTTRPMRADARRNYERLLGVARSAFAEHGTDASLEDVAKRAGVGIGTLYRHFPNRHALMNAIFQSEVDVLLARSRELLDSAHPCTALVEWLRAIITHTGEYRGVARALMSASHDDSSALAQCSVPMREAGSALLERAQLAGSVRVDVTIGDLMQLTNAIALAAEQAPDDPELADRLLALTLRGLKP; from the coding sequence ATGACGACGAGGCCCATGCGTGCCGACGCGCGCCGCAACTACGAGCGGCTCCTGGGCGTGGCCAGGAGCGCGTTCGCGGAGCACGGGACGGACGCCTCGCTCGAAGACGTGGCCAAGCGCGCGGGCGTCGGCATCGGCACCCTCTACCGGCACTTCCCGAACCGGCACGCGCTGATGAACGCGATCTTCCAGAGCGAGGTGGACGTACTCCTCGCGCGCTCGCGGGAGTTGCTCGACTCCGCACACCCCTGCACGGCGCTGGTGGAGTGGCTGCGCGCCATCATCACTCATACGGGTGAGTACCGAGGGGTGGCCCGCGCGCTCATGTCGGCCTCGCACGACGACAGTTCCGCCCTGGCGCAGTGCAGCGTGCCCATGCGGGAGGCGGGCAGCGCCCTGCTGGAACGGGCCCAGCTGGCCGGTTCCGTACGCGTGGACGTGACCATCGGCGATCTGATGCAGCTCACCAACGCGATCGCCCTGGCGGCCGAACAGGCGCCGGACGACCCGGAGTTGGCCGACCGGCTGCTCGCCCTGACCCTGCGCGGACTGAAGCCGTGA
- a CDS encoding DUF423 domain-containing protein, translated as MPDQPSSTTRQLMSGVHLDTRYRNAVIDELYEHGERYSAQSYDVDAAAVLAEALHARRTALRWAVPMALLWIAGLLFAGPLYVLYAAGCAALSGAVALRAARRPAARVTAGALRVLGGAVLAASAALAVATARTADWPEVTAAFAGPVLMAGVAGAHRAAVWGRLRVIRSSYRVPTRPGRISALIQADGMSPVTIYRDATPFLGSGAVRDSLALATEVRGPTGAFDVSDVLRGIARAVEAVPGLAAQVDERFLLPDEGVSHRRLPPWSPNGHPPSARWLRIVSRGLGSQLTTVFVQIRLDGPVLFVQQVTCALPPVRREFTVPGRAWSWPVRALTAPAALPAELGAWSVRWMRRFPSPPGGPRSSIRELAAEPDLPPLAAADAGRISRTVHLLVLGALRATLRDQGLSAPGLDERHQESHVVHGGGIYIGNMAGGSFVTGDSGRAVGTTRHTSPGPTTNPDDDSWEDDLG; from the coding sequence GTGCCGGATCAACCATCCTCCACCACTCGGCAGTTGATGTCCGGTGTCCATCTGGACACCCGGTACCGGAACGCCGTCATCGACGAGCTGTACGAGCACGGGGAGCGCTACAGCGCGCAGTCGTACGACGTCGACGCGGCCGCCGTACTGGCCGAGGCGCTGCACGCCCGCCGCACCGCCCTGCGCTGGGCCGTGCCGATGGCGCTCCTGTGGATCGCCGGACTCCTCTTCGCGGGCCCGCTGTACGTGCTGTACGCGGCCGGGTGCGCGGCCCTGTCCGGGGCGGTGGCCCTGCGCGCCGCGCGGCGCCCGGCCGCCCGGGTCACGGCGGGGGCGCTGCGGGTGCTGGGCGGCGCGGTGCTGGCCGCCTCCGCGGCACTCGCCGTGGCCACCGCCCGGACCGCCGACTGGCCCGAGGTCACCGCCGCGTTCGCGGGCCCCGTACTGATGGCGGGGGTGGCCGGGGCGCACCGGGCGGCGGTGTGGGGCCGTCTGCGGGTCATCCGGTCGTCCTACAGAGTTCCGACGCGGCCGGGTCGCATCAGCGCGCTGATCCAAGCGGACGGGATGTCACCGGTGACGATCTACCGGGACGCGACCCCGTTCCTCGGATCGGGAGCGGTACGGGACTCCCTGGCGCTGGCGACCGAAGTGCGCGGCCCCACCGGCGCGTTCGACGTGTCCGACGTGCTGAGAGGCATCGCGCGGGCCGTGGAGGCCGTACCCGGTCTCGCCGCCCAGGTCGACGAGCGTTTTCTGCTGCCGGACGAGGGGGTGTCCCATCGGCGTCTGCCTCCCTGGTCCCCGAACGGGCATCCGCCCTCCGCCCGCTGGCTGCGGATCGTCTCGCGCGGCCTCGGCTCCCAGCTGACCACCGTCTTCGTACAGATCCGGCTGGACGGCCCGGTCCTCTTCGTCCAGCAGGTCACCTGCGCCCTGCCGCCGGTGCGCCGGGAGTTCACCGTGCCGGGCAGGGCGTGGTCCTGGCCGGTCCGGGCGCTGACGGCCCCCGCGGCCCTCCCGGCCGAGCTGGGCGCCTGGTCGGTCCGGTGGATGCGGCGGTTCCCGTCGCCCCCGGGCGGCCCCCGCTCCTCCATCCGCGAACTGGCCGCCGAGCCGGACCTCCCGCCGCTGGCCGCCGCCGACGCCGGACGGATCTCGCGGACCGTGCACCTGCTGGTCCTGGGCGCCCTGCGCGCCACCCTGCGCGACCAGGGGCTGTCCGCGCCCGGCCTCGACGAGCGGCACCAGGAGTCGCACGTCGTCCACGGCGGCGGCATCTACATCGGCAACATGGCCGGCGGCTCCTTCGTGACCGGCGACTCCGGCCGCGCCGTCGGGACCACCCGCCACACCTCCCCCGGCCCCACCACCAACCCCGACGACGACTCCTGGGAAGACGACCTTGGGTGA
- a CDS encoding biotin carboxylase N-terminal domain-containing protein, translating to MRKVLIANRGEIAVRVARACRDAGIGSVAVYADPDRDALHVRAADEAFALGGDTPATSYLDMNKVLQAARDSGADAIHPGYGFLSENAEFAQAVLDAGLTWIGPPPQAIRDLGDKVAARHIAQRAGAPLVAGTPDPVSGADEVVAFAEQHGLPIAIKAAFGGGGRGLKVARTLEEVPELYDSAVREAVAAFGRGECFVERYLDKPRHVETQCLADTHGNVVVVSTRDCSLQRRHQKLVEEAPAPFLSPEQNAELYAASKAILKEAGYVGAGTVEFLVGTDGTISFLEVNTRLQVEHPVTEEVTGIDLVREMFRIADGEELGYGDPEIRGHSFEFRINGEDPGRNFLPAPGTVTLFNPPTGPGVRLDAGVESGSVIGPAWDSLLAKLIVTGATREQALQRASRALAEFKVEGMATAIPFHQAVVTDPAFTADPFQIHTRWIETEFVNEIKPFTAPADAETDEEPGRETVVVEVGGKRLEVSLPSSLGMSLARTGLAAGAKPKRRAAKKAGSAASGDSLASPMQGTIVKVAVEEGQEVQEGDLIVVLEAMKMEQPLNAHRSGTVKGLAAEVGASVTSGALICEIKD from the coding sequence GTGCGCAAGGTGCTCATCGCCAACCGTGGCGAAATCGCTGTCCGTGTCGCCCGTGCTTGCCGGGACGCCGGGATCGGGAGCGTAGCCGTCTACGCCGATCCGGACCGGGACGCTCTGCACGTCCGCGCGGCCGACGAGGCGTTCGCCCTGGGCGGTGACACCCCGGCCACCAGCTACCTGGACATGAACAAGGTCCTCCAGGCGGCCCGGGACTCGGGAGCCGACGCCATCCACCCCGGCTACGGCTTCCTCTCCGAGAACGCCGAATTCGCCCAGGCCGTCCTGGATGCCGGCCTGACCTGGATCGGCCCGCCGCCGCAGGCCATCCGCGACCTGGGTGACAAGGTCGCCGCCCGCCACATCGCCCAGCGCGCCGGAGCCCCCCTCGTCGCCGGCACCCCCGACCCCGTCTCCGGCGCCGACGAGGTCGTCGCGTTCGCCGAGCAGCACGGCCTGCCCATCGCGATCAAGGCGGCCTTCGGCGGCGGCGGACGCGGCCTCAAGGTCGCCCGCACCCTCGAAGAAGTCCCCGAGCTCTACGACTCCGCCGTGCGCGAAGCCGTCGCCGCCTTCGGCCGCGGCGAATGCTTCGTCGAGCGCTACCTCGACAAGCCCCGCCACGTCGAGACCCAGTGCCTGGCCGACACCCACGGCAACGTCGTCGTCGTCTCCACCCGCGACTGCTCGCTCCAGCGCCGCCACCAAAAACTCGTCGAGGAAGCCCCCGCCCCCTTCCTGAGCCCGGAACAGAACGCGGAGCTGTATGCCGCGTCCAAGGCCATCCTCAAGGAAGCCGGCTACGTCGGCGCCGGCACCGTCGAGTTCCTCGTCGGCACCGACGGCACCATCTCCTTCCTCGAAGTCAACACCCGCCTCCAGGTCGAACACCCCGTCACCGAAGAAGTCACCGGCATCGACCTGGTCCGCGAGATGTTCCGCATCGCCGACGGCGAGGAACTCGGCTACGGCGACCCCGAGATCCGCGGCCACTCCTTCGAGTTCCGCATCAACGGCGAAGACCCCGGCCGCAACTTCCTGCCCGCCCCCGGCACCGTCACCCTCTTCAACCCGCCCACCGGCCCCGGCGTCCGCCTGGACGCCGGCGTCGAATCCGGCAGCGTGATCGGCCCCGCCTGGGACTCCCTGCTCGCCAAGCTCATCGTCACCGGCGCCACCCGCGAACAGGCCCTCCAGCGCGCCTCCCGCGCCCTGGCCGAGTTCAAGGTCGAAGGCATGGCCACCGCCATCCCCTTCCACCAGGCCGTCGTCACCGACCCCGCCTTCACCGCCGACCCCTTCCAGATCCACACCCGCTGGATCGAGACCGAATTCGTCAACGAGATCAAGCCCTTCACCGCCCCGGCCGACGCCGAGACGGACGAGGAGCCGGGTCGCGAGACGGTCGTGGTCGAGGTCGGCGGCAAGCGGCTCGAAGTCTCCCTCCCGTCGTCGCTCGGCATGTCGCTGGCCCGTACGGGCCTGGCGGCCGGGGCCAAGCCCAAGCGCCGCGCGGCCAAGAAGGCGGGCTCGGCGGCCTCCGGCGACTCGCTGGCGTCCCCGATGCAGGGCACGATCGTCAAGGTCGCCGTCGAAGAGGGCCAGGAAGTCCAGGAAGGCGACCTCATCGTCGTCCTGGAGGCCATGAAGATGGAACAGCCCCTCAACGCCCACCGCTCCGGCACCGTCAAGGGCCTGGCGGCGGAGGTCGGCGCGTCGGTCACCTCGGGCGCGCTGATCTGCGAGATCAAGGACTGA
- a CDS encoding nucleoside triphosphate pyrophosphatase — translation MTRMTAAARRLVLASASPARLGLLRQAGLAPEVIVSGVDEDALTAPTPGELALVLAEAKADAVAARPEAAGALLIGCDSVLELDGEALGKPADAEEATARWKSMRGRAGVLRTGHCVIDTANGRRASATASTTVRFGEPSDAEIAAYVASGEPLHVAGAFTLDGRSAPFVNGIDGDPGNVIGLSLPLLRTLLAELGIGITELWVAR, via the coding sequence ATGACCCGTATGACTGCCGCCGCTCGCCGCCTCGTCCTCGCCTCCGCCTCGCCCGCCCGGCTCGGTCTGCTGCGCCAGGCCGGCCTCGCCCCCGAGGTCATCGTCAGCGGGGTCGACGAGGACGCCCTCACCGCCCCCACCCCCGGCGAGCTCGCCCTCGTCCTGGCCGAGGCCAAGGCCGACGCGGTCGCCGCCCGCCCCGAGGCCGCCGGGGCCCTGCTGATCGGCTGCGACTCGGTCCTGGAGCTGGACGGCGAGGCGCTGGGCAAGCCCGCCGACGCCGAGGAGGCCACGGCCCGCTGGAAGTCCATGCGCGGCCGCGCCGGGGTGCTGCGCACGGGCCACTGCGTCATCGACACGGCGAACGGCCGCCGCGCCTCGGCGACGGCGTCCACCACGGTCCGCTTCGGCGAGCCGAGCGACGCGGAGATCGCCGCGTACGTGGCGAGCGGCGAACCCCTGCACGTGGCGGGCGCGTTCACCCTGGACGGCCGCTCGGCCCCGTTCGTGAACGGCATCGACGGCGACCCGGGCAACGTGATCGGCCTGTCGCTGCCGCTGCTGCGGACGCTGCTGGCGGAGCTGGGGATCGGGATCACGGAGCTGTGGGTGGCCCGGTAG
- the mmpB gene encoding morphogenic membrane protein MmpB, with the protein MLWSDPKNEPPKELRDAQAMMRRAGLVLALLMVLGMFVVSLH; encoded by the coding sequence ATGCTCTGGTCCGACCCGAAGAACGAGCCGCCGAAGGAACTGCGCGACGCACAGGCGATGATGCGGCGCGCGGGCCTGGTGCTGGCGCTGCTCATGGTCCTGGGGATGTTCGTGGTCAGCCTGCACTGA
- a CDS encoding acyl-CoA carboxylase epsilon subunit: MIKVVRGNPTPEELAAALAVVQARAAATASASSGAPLPPEEWSTPARIARHPVPRPGPRSWARTYWPS; encoded by the coding sequence GTGATCAAGGTCGTACGGGGCAACCCGACCCCCGAGGAGCTGGCCGCCGCACTGGCGGTGGTCCAGGCGCGCGCCGCGGCGACCGCCTCCGCGTCGTCCGGTGCGCCGCTGCCCCCCGAGGAGTGGTCCACCCCGGCCCGCATCGCCCGCCACCCGGTGCCGAGGCCGGGGCCGCGGTCCTGGGCGCGGACGTACTGGCCCTCGTAG